One stretch of Ostrinia nubilalis chromosome 11, ilOstNubi1.1, whole genome shotgun sequence DNA includes these proteins:
- the LOC135076019 gene encoding basic juvenile hormone-suppressible protein 1-like produces the protein MKLLVVAAFLAVACATVIKDDFDFVIKKENLVNVDVKTKEMCLLKLLNHILQPTMYDDVREIAREWTLEDNIDKYLKADVVKNFADMYKNGMLPRGEVFVHTNEKHLAEVVRVFKLLYFAKDFDVFLRTACWLRERINGGMFVYALTVAVFHRPDCIGIVLPAPYEIYPYFFVDDHIINKAFMVKMTKAALDPVIKDYYGIKVTDNNIVVIDWRKGVRHTMTEFDRTNYFTEDIDLNTYMYYLHMNYPYWMTEDVYNVNKERRGEIQAYTAQQLLARLRLERLGRGMCDIRMLMWNEPLKEGYWPKIRMHNGESMPVRQNHKLLLTKYNVKEKILLEDIETIIREGILKGKIELRDGTTLILKKPEDIETLARLVLGGINMKHDHAKVIHVTNLFKRMLSYSQYNLDKYTYVPTALDMYTTCLRDPLFWKLMKRIDSIFMLYKNLLPRYSHEDLDFAGVKIEHVMTDKLVTFMDEYDVDITNAMYLDKTEMQKKRSDMVYVARMRRLNHHPFKVTVDVVSDKAVDAVVRVFIGPKYDCMGRLLNIHDIRHDMVEIDSFLYKLDTGKNTIVRDSLDMHGVIQQRPWTRHVMDRSIDEMGVGVKMVDSWWYKTRMGFPHRLLLPLGNHGGLPLQMFVIVTPVRTGLILPSLDMSIMKERHACRWTTCIDTMPLGFPFDREIDESHFFTKNMKFTDIRIFRKDLDTANMVKDMDMSEMVMKHDDYTYLDTDMLMRRTYKDVMLMSVDNMTHM, from the exons ATGAAGTTACTAGTGGTAGCAGCGTTTTTGGCAGTGGCCTGCGCCACCGTCATCAAAGATGACTTTGACTTTGTCATCAAAAAAGAAAACCTGG tCAACGTGGACGTCAAGACCAAGGAAATGTGCCTCCTGAAGCTGCTGAACCACATCCTCCAACCGACGATGTACGATGACGTCAGGGAGATCGCTCGGGAGTGGACCCTCGAAGACAACATCGACAAGTACCTG AAAGCCGATGTCGTCAAGAACTTCGCCGACATGTACAAGAACGGCATGCTCCCGCGCGGCGAGGTGTTCGTGCACACCAACGAGAAGCACCTGGCGGAGGTGGTGCGAGTGTTCAAGCTGCTGTACTTCGCCAAGGACTTCGACGTGTTCCTGCGCACCGCTTGCTGGCTGCGCGAGCGCATCAACGGCGGCATGTTCGTCTACGCGCTCACCGTCGCCGTCTTCCACAGGCCCGACTGCATCGGCATCGTCCTCCCCGCCCCCTACGAGATCTACCCCTACTTCTTCGTCGACGACCACATCATCAACAAGGCCTTCATGGTCAAGATGACCAAAGCGGCCCTCGACCCCGTCATCAAAGACTACTACGGCATCAAGGTCACCGACAACAACATCGTCGTCATCGACTGGCGCAAGGGCGTCCGCCACACTATGACCGAGTTCGACCGCACCAACTATTTCACCGAGGACATTGACCTGAACACTTACATGTACTATCTGCACATGAACTACCCATACTGGATGACCGAAGACGTCTACAACGTGAACAAGGAGCGTCGCGGTGAGATTCAGGCGTACACTGCGCAGCAGCTGTTGGCCAGGTTGAGGCTGGAGCGTCTCGGTCGCGGAATGTGCGACATCAGGATGCTGATGTGGAACGAGCCTCTGAAGGAGGGCTACTGGCCCAAGATCCGCATGCACAACGGCGAGAGCATGCCCGTGCGCCAGAACCACAAACTGCTCCTCACCAAATACAATGTTAAGGAAAAGATCCTTCTTGAAGACATTGAGACGATCATTCGCGAAGGAATCCTGAAGGGCAAAATTGAGTTG CGCGATGGCACTACACTCATCCTCAAGAAGCCCGAAGACATTGAAACTCTCGCTCGCCTCGTCCTGGGAGGCATCAACATGAAGCACGACCACGCCAAGGTCATTCACGTCACCAACCTCTTCAAGAGGATGCTCTCTTACAGCCAGTATAACCTTGACAA GTACACCTACGTCCCCACCGCCCTGGACATGTACACCACATGCCTGCGCGACCCTCTCTTCTGGAAGCTGATGAAGCGCATCGACAGCATATTCATGCTCTACAAGAACCTGCTGCCTAGATACTCGCACGAGGACTTGGACTTTGCCGGAGTCAAGATCGAGCACGTCATGACCGACAAATTGGTCACTTTCATGGACGAATACGATGTCGACATCACCAATGCCATGTACCTTGACAAGACTGAGATGCAGAAGAAGAGATCCGACATGGTGTACGTAGCTCGCATGCGCCGCCTCAACCACCATCCGTTCAAGGTCACCGTGGACGTCGTCTCCGACAAGGCCGTCGACGCTGTGGTCCGCGTCTTCATCGGTCCCAAATATGACTGCATGGGCCGTCTGCTCAACATCCACGACATCCGCCACGACATGGTTGAAATCGACAGCTTCTTGTATAAACTTGACACCGGCAAGAACACCATCGTCCGTGACTCCCTTGACATGCATGGTGTCATCCAGCAGAGGCCTTGGACTCGCCACGTGATGGACCGCTCAATAGACGAAATGGGTGTCGGCGTCAAGATGGTCGACAGCTGGTGGTACAAGACTCGCATGGGCTTCCCTCACAGGCTCCTCCTTCCTCTGGGCAACCACGGCGGCCTCCCGCTGCAGATGTTCGTGATCGTGACCCCCGTGCGCACCGGCCTCATCCTGCCGAGCCTGGACATGAGCATCATGAAGGAACGCCACGCGTGTCGCTGGACCACGTGTATCGACACCATGCCTCTCGGCTTCCCCTTCGACAGAGAGATTGATGAGAGCCACTTCTTCACAAAGAACATGAAGTTCACAGACATCAGGATCTTCAGAAAAGACCTGGACACTGCCAACATGGTGAAGGACATGGACATGTCCGAGATGGTGATGAAGCACGACGACTACACCTACTTGGACACCGACATGTTGATGAGAAGAACCTACAAGGACGTCATGTTGATGAGCGTCGACAACATGACCCACATGTGA